One segment of Odocoileus virginianus isolate 20LAN1187 ecotype Illinois unplaced genomic scaffold, Ovbor_1.2 Unplaced_Scaffold_21, whole genome shotgun sequence DNA contains the following:
- the LOC110124298 gene encoding LOW QUALITY PROTEIN: olfactory receptor 6C1-like (The sequence of the model RefSeq protein was modified relative to this genomic sequence to represent the inferred CDS: inserted 1 base in 1 codon), with product MRNYTEITEFILLGLSDDPQLQVVIFVFLLITYMLSITGNLTIITLTLLDIHFQTPMYFYLKSFSIMEVSFTTVTIPKFLATIITGDKTISFNDCMTQLFSFIFLGVTEFYLLVTMSYDRYIAICKLLHYMTIMNHRVCTLLVLASWLTSFLILFPLLMFFIQLDYCKSNVINHFTCDYFPLLYLSCSDTKFLEILGFSCAVFILLFTLALIILSYTYVIRTILRIPSSTQRTKAFSTCXSHMIVISISYGSCIYMYVNPSAKDRVSLSKGVAVLNTSVAPMLNPFIYTLRNQQVKRAFMDMARKTMFFSRK from the exons atgagaaactacACAGAAATAACAGAATTTATCCTCCTGGGTCTGTCAGACGACCCACAACTCCAGGTCGTGATCTTTGTCTTTCTGCTCATCACCTACATGCTCAGCATCACTGGGAACTTGACCATTATCACCCTGACCCTGCTGGATATCCACTTCCAGACCCCCATGTATTTCTACCTCAAGAGTTTCTCCATAATGGAAGTTTCATTCACAACTGTCACTATTCCCAAGTTCTTGGCCACCATTATTACGGGAGATAAAACCATCTCTTTTAATGATTGTATGactcagttattttctttcattttcttgggagTCACTGAGTTTTACCTTCTGGTTACCATGTCCTATGACCGCTACATTGCCATTTGCAAACTGCTGCATTACATGACCATCATGAATCATAGAGTCTGCACACTGCTTGTCTTGGCCTCTTGGCTGActtcattcttaattttatttccattactcatgTTCTTCATACAGCTTGATTACTGTAAGTCCAATGTTATCAACCATTTTACTTGTGATTATTTCCCTTTATTATACCTTTCTTGTTCAGACACCAAATTCCTAGAGATACTGGGGTTTTCCTGTGCTGTGTTTATTCTATTGTTCACTTTAGCATTAATAATTCTGTCCTACACATATGTCATCAGAACAATTTTGAGGATCCCTTCTTCCACTCAGAGGACAAAGGCCTTTTCCACGT TTTCCCACATGATTGTCATCTCCATCTCTTATGGCAGCTGCATTTACATGTACGTGAATCCATCTGCAAAAGACAGGGTCTCTTTGAGCAAGGGAGTAGCTGTGCTAAATACCTCAGTAgcacccatgctgaacccctttaTCTACACTCTTAGGAATCAGCAAGTCAAGAGAGCCTTCATGGACATGGCAAGGAAGactatgtttttctcaaggaaatga